The following are from one region of the Paenibacillus sp. JZ16 genome:
- a CDS encoding MarR family transcriptional regulator has product MTSNKRKEAIEAVQHFIMNREKSLRARNTSIESAVGSDSVKYWSMTQLHILSLVKRHPCQLNNTSLATELNLSKSAITKAINTLIQHDLVVTAKKTDNLKEIYYEATDQGKQLAAEHDNLHQQAEEKYYELFSHFNDNEIDVIIRFLNTWLLMTSESK; this is encoded by the coding sequence ATGACCTCAAATAAACGTAAAGAAGCGATTGAAGCTGTCCAACATTTCATTATGAATAGAGAGAAAAGTTTACGGGCTCGGAACACGTCGATCGAGAGTGCTGTTGGTTCAGATTCAGTAAAATACTGGTCCATGACGCAACTTCACATCTTATCTTTAGTAAAGCGTCACCCATGTCAATTGAATAATACGTCTTTAGCAACGGAATTAAATTTATCAAAATCCGCTATAACCAAAGCCATAAATACATTGATTCAACACGATTTAGTCGTGACTGCAAAGAAAACGGACAATCTTAAAGAAATTTATTATGAGGCTACAGATCAAGGGAAGCAGTTGGCTGCAGAGCATGATAATCTGCATCAGCAAGCTGAAGAGAAGTACTACGAACTGTTCAGTCATTTTAATGATAACGAAATCGATGTGATTATTCGCTTTCTTAATACGTGGCTGCTGATGACTTCGGAATCCAAATAA
- a CDS encoding right-handed parallel beta-helix repeat-containing protein, with protein MLKLVKALLVGLSITVFGLDSGNVQSSPVSAAGTEYYVATDGSDSNPGTMIAPWKTLQHAAEEADPGSLIYVRGGVYNQKLKITRSGTASQGPITFKNYGSEKAIIDGTGLSVNGIEGLVELTNVNYITIQGLEIRNYTTTSRNAVPVGIYVQGSGGFINLTNNKIHDIKSTVTPIGSDLLGRDAHGIAVYGTKAPESLHDITIHGNELYNLILGSSETLVLNGNVDTFKVTDNLIHDNDNIGIDIIGFEGTAPEEAYDQARNGLVKGNRVYNISSNNNPSYGKKLPNNSNAAGGIYVDGGKDSIIEQNYSNNNDIGIEIASEHAGKSTSDITIRSNVVHNNRLTGIAMGGYDDERGSTVNCKIVNNTVYNNDLLGEGSGQLYVQYDTKNNVIKNNIIVASSTGVLIYNEYTKNSGNVVDYNLYFSPGGSTDAFWTWKNKDYAGFSAYQAGTGNDAHSFFKDPAFVNASGGNFHLQSSSPAIDAGSTDYGIIGTQDIDGQPRVQGADVNIGADE; from the coding sequence ATGTTGAAATTAGTAAAGGCGTTGCTGGTGGGATTGAGCATAACTGTATTTGGTTTGGATTCTGGAAATGTACAATCTTCCCCCGTGTCGGCAGCCGGTACTGAGTACTATGTAGCTACCGACGGGAGTGACTCCAATCCAGGGACGATGATTGCGCCTTGGAAGACGCTGCAGCATGCGGCTGAGGAGGCTGATCCGGGCAGCTTGATTTACGTTCGGGGCGGCGTATATAATCAAAAACTCAAGATAACACGTTCCGGTACAGCCTCGCAGGGTCCCATAACTTTCAAGAACTATGGTTCAGAGAAAGCTATCATCGATGGTACTGGACTTTCAGTCAACGGGATCGAAGGGCTTGTCGAGCTAACCAATGTGAATTACATTACGATTCAAGGCTTGGAGATTCGCAACTATACAACGACTTCCAGAAACGCGGTTCCTGTTGGAATTTATGTTCAAGGTTCTGGCGGCTTTATAAATCTGACGAATAACAAAATCCATGATATCAAGAGCACAGTCACACCTATCGGCAGCGATTTGCTTGGCAGAGATGCTCATGGTATCGCCGTATACGGCACCAAAGCTCCGGAATCGCTTCATGACATTACGATTCACGGGAATGAGCTGTACAATCTAATCTTGGGTTCCAGTGAAACACTGGTGCTGAATGGTAATGTAGATACGTTTAAAGTAACGGACAATCTCATTCACGATAACGACAACATCGGGATCGATATTATCGGTTTCGAGGGAACTGCGCCGGAAGAAGCATACGACCAGGCCCGAAATGGTTTGGTGAAAGGCAATCGGGTATATAATATTTCCTCCAACAACAATCCTTCTTATGGGAAAAAACTCCCGAATAACAGTAATGCAGCCGGTGGTATTTATGTTGATGGCGGTAAAGACAGCATTATTGAGCAGAACTACAGCAACAACAATGACATCGGCATTGAAATTGCCTCGGAGCATGCGGGCAAATCCACCAGTGATATTACGATCCGAAGCAACGTGGTGCACAATAACCGGTTGACGGGCATCGCCATGGGTGGATACGACGACGAACGGGGGTCAACGGTGAATTGCAAGATCGTGAACAACACCGTCTACAATAACGATCTTTTAGGTGAGGGCAGCGGTCAGCTCTATGTGCAGTATGATACGAAAAATAACGTGATTAAGAACAATATCATTGTGGCCAGTTCAACGGGTGTGCTGATCTACAATGAATATACAAAAAATTCAGGTAACGTGGTGGATTACAATCTATATTTTTCACCAGGCGGTAGCACGGATGCTTTCTGGACATGGAAGAACAAAGATTATGCTGGCTTTTCCGCATATCAAGCGGGAACCGGCAACGATGCGCATTCATTCTTCAAGGATCCTGCATTCGTCAATGCTTCAGGAGGTAACTTTCATCTTCAATCTTCGTCCCCAGCGATTGATGCGGGTTCGACGGATTACGGGATCATCGGTACCCAGGACATTGACGGGCAGCCAAGAGTGCAAGGGGCCGATGTGAACATTGGCGCTGATGAGTAA
- the trxA gene encoding thioredoxin, with the protein MAIQHATDSTFKGMIQTDGVTVVNFWASWCGPCRMFAPVLEEFEREAKDSIRVVKVNVDENPATSSQFQIMSIPTTLVFKDGKLLYKEAGILPKHVLKQRTAF; encoded by the coding sequence ATGGCGATTCAACACGCAACAGATTCTACTTTTAAAGGGATGATCCAAACCGACGGAGTAACCGTAGTGAATTTTTGGGCTTCCTGGTGTGGTCCGTGCAGAATGTTTGCACCTGTTCTTGAGGAATTTGAAAGGGAGGCAAAAGATTCCATTAGAGTAGTTAAGGTAAATGTAGACGAAAACCCGGCGACGTCTTCCCAATTTCAGATTATGAGCATACCGACCACCCTTGTTTTCAAAGATGGGAAGCTTCTATATAAAGAAGCGGGCATATTGCCGAAACATGTCTTGAAACAACGCACTGCCTTTTAG
- a CDS encoding class I SAM-dependent methyltransferase codes for MNDFFNEAIWEKAWKEHGERVVNKMKKAGTDPTRAFDHKAKTFNEQSFNEEGRKRTTRIMNWIEGQGVQFNNASVLDIGAASGVFSVPFAERGARVTAVESSLPLIELLKENITKFADDQVKIVPEPFEDIDVLARDWSNAFDLVFVSMCPVILDWDSIEKILQCARDYCYISMPAGSMEISLVNEIWPLITGQPFQSKHLEFGYLLHLLYLKGYSYESLITRETKMTEVTREAALEEMMNWLRSHSLATDEQNRKLVADYLEQAYPSGKVTVRQSGRYGKVLVRMQDLSMYTRKI; via the coding sequence ATGAATGATTTTTTTAATGAGGCTATTTGGGAAAAGGCTTGGAAAGAACATGGCGAACGTGTTGTGAACAAGATGAAAAAGGCCGGAACCGACCCGACCCGTGCCTTTGATCACAAGGCGAAGACTTTCAATGAGCAATCGTTTAATGAAGAGGGAAGAAAACGGACCACACGGATCATGAATTGGATTGAAGGACAAGGAGTTCAATTCAACAACGCGTCTGTGCTGGACATTGGCGCCGCTTCGGGAGTATTCTCGGTGCCGTTTGCAGAGCGGGGGGCCCGCGTTACTGCTGTAGAATCCTCTCTACCCTTGATCGAACTGCTGAAGGAAAATATCACAAAATTCGCCGATGACCAGGTAAAGATTGTGCCCGAACCTTTTGAAGATATTGACGTGCTGGCTAGAGACTGGAGTAATGCCTTTGATCTGGTTTTTGTCTCGATGTGTCCGGTCATTCTGGATTGGGATAGCATCGAAAAGATTCTACAATGCGCCCGGGATTATTGTTATATCAGTATGCCGGCAGGCTCCATGGAAATCAGTTTGGTGAATGAAATCTGGCCGCTCATCACCGGTCAGCCCTTCCAATCGAAGCACTTGGAGTTCGGATATTTGCTTCATCTGCTGTATCTCAAAGGCTATTCCTATGAGTCTCTTATAACACGGGAAACGAAAATGACGGAAGTTACAAGAGAAGCGGCGTTAGAGGAAATGATGAACTGGCTTCGCAGTCACAGTCTGGCTACAGATGAGCAGAATCGGAAATTAGTTGCAGACTATTTGGAACAAGCGTACCCGTCCGGCAAAGTAACGGTTCGACAGAGTGGTCGTTATGGCAAAGTACTGGTTCGAATGCAGGATCTAAGTATGTACACAAGAAAAATTTGA
- a CDS encoding fluoroquinolone export ABC transporter permease subunit: MKGLSLFVFDLRFQWRHGFYWVYMFVCTCYWILLRFVPEAYQETTAIVLTFSDPAALGLIMAGGMVLLERDQGVHDPLFVAPVHIREYLLAKAASLSVLSLAAGWVIHMATGSLPEYPLAFSAGIVLTSTFMTLLSIGVAARQRTINGFILMVQVYALPFILPLLSFLQLWHEDLFLVLPTEGTLRLLVSPSDGLSIGSVLYSICILLIWNFAAYIWAQRSYTRHVLMRVGEGGGINGEI; the protein is encoded by the coding sequence ATGAAGGGCCTAAGCTTATTTGTATTCGATCTGCGTTTCCAGTGGCGCCACGGATTCTATTGGGTTTATATGTTTGTCTGTACCTGTTATTGGATTTTGCTCCGATTCGTACCCGAGGCCTACCAGGAGACAACAGCGATTGTGTTGACATTCAGCGATCCCGCAGCCCTGGGGCTTATCATGGCAGGCGGTATGGTCCTGCTGGAGAGGGACCAGGGCGTCCACGATCCGTTGTTTGTAGCGCCGGTACACATTCGGGAATATTTGCTGGCGAAGGCTGCGTCCCTGTCGGTGTTATCCCTTGCGGCAGGCTGGGTGATTCATATGGCGACCGGCAGTCTCCCGGAATATCCGCTTGCTTTTTCTGCCGGTATTGTATTAACATCAACCTTCATGACCTTGCTGTCGATTGGCGTGGCGGCACGCCAACGGACAATTAACGGTTTTATTCTGATGGTGCAGGTCTACGCGCTGCCATTCATCCTTCCATTGTTAAGTTTTCTTCAATTGTGGCATGAAGACCTGTTTCTCGTCCTTCCAACCGAAGGAACTCTCCGGTTACTTGTGTCTCCCAGTGACGGCTTATCTATTGGCAGCGTTCTATATTCCATATGTATTCTGTTGATTTGGAACTTTGCGGCTTACATCTGGGCGCAGCGATCCTATACTCGACATGTGTTGATGCGCGTAGGTGAAGGAGGGGGCATTAATGGAGAGATATAA
- a CDS encoding ABC transporter ATP-binding protein, with protein sequence MIEVRGLHYTYPNRKEPTLHGLDFVIPPGEIFGFLGPSGAGKSTTQKLLIGVLKGYQGSIKVMGNEIRNTGPDYYERIGVAFEFPNFYSKFSVLDNLKLFRSLYKGETEDPMKLLEQVDLTDAANMKVSQLSKGMKMRLNFCRALQHDPEILFLDEPTSGLDPVNAHRMKELILAKKAAGKTVLITTHNMQAAEELCDRVAFIVDGEIKLIDSPRELKLRKGRKEVRVEYSRDGELKGAVFSLDGIGENNQFLKLIQDYPLDTIHSQEASLEQIFIEVTGRQLV encoded by the coding sequence GTGATCGAAGTAAGAGGGCTTCATTACACGTATCCGAATCGAAAAGAGCCCACCCTGCATGGGCTTGATTTTGTCATCCCGCCTGGCGAAATCTTTGGCTTTCTCGGCCCGTCCGGCGCTGGTAAAAGCACGACGCAAAAACTGCTGATCGGTGTTCTGAAAGGTTATCAAGGAAGTATAAAAGTCATGGGCAACGAAATCAGGAATACCGGTCCCGATTATTATGAGCGAATTGGAGTAGCTTTTGAATTCCCGAACTTCTACAGTAAATTTTCGGTTCTTGACAATTTAAAGCTCTTTCGTTCCCTTTACAAGGGGGAGACGGAGGATCCCATGAAATTGCTGGAACAAGTCGATCTAACAGATGCCGCAAATATGAAGGTTTCCCAGCTATCCAAGGGCATGAAGATGAGGTTGAATTTCTGTCGGGCGTTACAGCATGATCCAGAAATCCTATTTCTGGATGAACCTACTTCCGGATTAGACCCGGTCAATGCCCACCGAATGAAGGAATTGATACTTGCTAAAAAGGCTGCCGGCAAGACGGTTCTAATAACAACGCATAATATGCAAGCGGCAGAAGAACTTTGCGATCGGGTAGCCTTTATCGTCGACGGTGAAATCAAATTAATCGATTCACCCAGAGAGTTGAAACTTCGTAAGGGAAGAAAGGAGGTCCGAGTCGAATACAGTAGGGATGGCGAATTAAAGGGAGCGGTATTTTCTCTGGATGGCATCGGTGAGAATAACCAATTTCTTAAGCTGATACAGGATTATCCCCTCGATACCATTCATTCGCAAGAGGCGTCGCTCGAACAAATTTTTATTGAGGTAACCGGGAGGCAGCTTGTATGA
- a CDS encoding TetR/AcrR family transcriptional regulator, protein MPKKFSDEEREWIRQKLLTEARHHFETAGLRKTSVEDLTKAAGIAQGSFYMFFGSKEELYYELILEEEQRIRNAVLDLFPPEEVCSKESIKRFLLYSLRMMDESPMLRQMMDRGEMELLFRKLPKDLLERNFTEDQDALLPVITAWQKAGILPGTAPESIVGMIRSLALLTLHQKEIGEEQFTSTIELLVELLSAGMLAVSNALKGDGAL, encoded by the coding sequence ATGCCCAAAAAATTCTCGGATGAAGAACGTGAATGGATACGCCAAAAACTGCTGACGGAGGCACGCCATCATTTCGAAACGGCGGGCCTTCGCAAAACGAGTGTTGAAGATCTGACGAAGGCCGCCGGCATTGCCCAAGGCTCGTTCTACATGTTTTTCGGATCGAAAGAGGAATTATATTATGAACTGATTCTGGAGGAGGAGCAGCGAATTCGCAATGCCGTTCTTGATTTATTCCCTCCTGAAGAGGTCTGCAGTAAGGAAAGCATTAAACGGTTTCTCTTATATTCACTGAGGATGATGGACGAGAGCCCAATGCTTCGCCAGATGATGGATCGCGGGGAGATGGAGTTGTTGTTCAGGAAATTGCCGAAAGACTTGCTGGAGCGTAACTTTACGGAGGATCAAGACGCGCTCTTGCCTGTGATTACGGCTTGGCAGAAGGCTGGCATTTTACCTGGTACGGCACCCGAATCCATCGTGGGCATGATCAGATCCTTGGCACTGCTTACGCTGCACCAAAAAGAGATTGGAGAGGAGCAATTTACATCTACGATCGAATTGCTAGTCGAGTTATTATCTGCCGGCATGCTTGCGGTGTCTAATGCGCTGAAGGGAGATGGAGCGTTGTGA
- a CDS encoding cation:proton antiporter gives MHHFNEVFVQLLILLAISMGVISIAKKMNQPYSIALVIVGLLLGLIHVPVLDEAESFITQSNVFQAIIISLFLPILLGDATLKLPFSHLRKQGKPVIALAFGGTLLSFLLIALAMYGFMGLPLIVAFTFAALMSATDPISVISIFKSLGVPKKIVTIIEGESLFNDGIAVVLFQISSVYLLTYMEMGWAGIGSGVLLFLKFSIGGIAVGGVLGYLFSQLIRFYDDYPLEIAFSMLLFFGSFFIAEHFHVSGVIAVVVGGLIFGSYGARIGMSDTTKMNINSFWDVITLIANSLIFLMIGLEIKHINFADKWALIGAAILIVLLGRTLAVYVSLYFLKSFPSSWKVVLNWGGLKGSLSIALALSLPPTFDGRDDILVLTFSVVLFSLLVQGLTIKPLVKKFGLASPVKEKDGADM, from the coding sequence ATGCATCATTTTAATGAGGTTTTCGTGCAGTTGCTGATTTTGCTTGCGATATCGATGGGTGTTATCTCGATAGCCAAAAAAATGAATCAGCCCTACTCTATTGCACTTGTTATTGTAGGCCTGCTGCTTGGTTTGATCCATGTGCCTGTGTTGGATGAAGCCGAATCGTTTATAACCCAATCGAATGTGTTTCAGGCAATCATTATCTCCCTGTTCCTTCCTATCCTTCTTGGAGATGCAACATTAAAGCTTCCGTTCTCGCATCTTCGTAAACAAGGAAAGCCGGTGATTGCCCTCGCGTTTGGCGGCACCTTGCTCTCTTTCCTTCTTATAGCTCTAGCCATGTATGGGTTTATGGGATTGCCTTTGATTGTTGCATTTACCTTTGCAGCATTGATGAGTGCCACGGACCCGATCAGTGTCATCTCCATCTTCAAATCATTAGGCGTACCGAAGAAAATTGTAACCATCATCGAAGGGGAGTCGCTGTTTAATGACGGAATTGCCGTTGTGTTATTTCAGATCTCCTCTGTTTATTTGCTCACGTACATGGAAATGGGTTGGGCGGGAATAGGCAGCGGTGTATTGCTCTTTTTGAAGTTTAGTATTGGCGGTATCGCTGTTGGAGGCGTGTTAGGATATCTGTTCTCACAGCTCATTCGCTTCTATGATGATTATCCGCTGGAGATAGCTTTCTCTATGCTCCTGTTCTTCGGAAGTTTCTTTATTGCCGAACATTTCCATGTATCTGGCGTCATTGCCGTTGTCGTGGGCGGCTTGATTTTTGGCAGTTACGGAGCGCGCATCGGGATGTCGGATACAACCAAGATGAATATTAATTCGTTCTGGGACGTCATCACGTTAATCGCAAATTCATTGATTTTTTTAATGATCGGTCTAGAAATCAAGCATATTAACTTCGCGGACAAGTGGGCGTTAATCGGAGCAGCCATTCTTATCGTTCTACTCGGAAGAACATTGGCCGTCTACGTAAGCTTGTACTTCCTGAAATCCTTCCCATCTTCATGGAAGGTGGTTTTGAATTGGGGAGGGTTAAAGGGCAGCTTGTCAATCGCTCTCGCCTTAAGCTTGCCCCCAACCTTCGACGGACGCGATGATATACTCGTTCTCACCTTTAGCGTTGTCCTTTTCTCACTTCTCGTTCAGGGGTTAACCATCAAACCTTTGGTTAAGAAGTTTGGATTAGCCAGCCCCGTGAAGGAAAAAGACGGGGCAGATATGTAA
- a CDS encoding TrkH family potassium uptake protein, which yields MAKGKSEPLKSLKQFNLSSSRLILLGFAAPIVIGAILLALPISSSSGEGVGWLNALFTSTSAVCVTGLAVVDTGTDFSLFGQIMIMCLIQVGGLGFMTFGVLIAVVLGKKIGLKNRLLLQESTNALSTQGVVRLSLGIFLIALIIEFVGAALLIVRWEEELGLGQAIYYGVFHSISSFNNAGFSLWSDSLSRYVGDPLVNIVITLLFIIGGLGFTVVLDLWKHRRWNKLSLHSRIVLSTSACLCLAGFIVIFIIELFNSRTFGSLSWGERVWAAYFQGVVTRTAGFNTIDIAAMMTTSQFFMIFLMFIGASSGSTGGGIKTNTFAVLLFTLISIIKGKQDVQLLNRRIPQSIILRSIAVMVISVSVVIVATFLLTISEHSLQKDFMEVLFEVTSAFGTVGLSMGLTPELSPFGKGVIILTMYIGRLGPLTLAFALSQRVVKQKYRLPEEKVLIG from the coding sequence ATGGCTAAAGGCAAATCGGAGCCGCTAAAATCATTAAAACAGTTTAACCTATCATCTTCACGACTGATCCTTCTTGGTTTCGCCGCACCGATTGTAATCGGCGCGATCTTGTTAGCCTTGCCCATATCATCGTCATCAGGTGAAGGTGTAGGTTGGTTAAACGCTTTGTTCACCTCAACATCTGCAGTGTGCGTAACCGGATTGGCCGTAGTGGATACAGGAACCGACTTTTCCCTTTTTGGTCAAATCATGATCATGTGCCTGATTCAAGTCGGCGGTCTTGGTTTCATGACCTTCGGAGTTTTGATCGCCGTTGTGCTTGGAAAGAAAATTGGACTGAAAAATCGACTGCTCCTCCAAGAATCCACTAACGCATTATCAACGCAAGGCGTAGTGAGGCTATCGCTAGGTATTTTTCTGATTGCGCTCATTATCGAGTTCGTCGGAGCAGCCTTGTTAATTGTTCGTTGGGAGGAGGAACTGGGCTTGGGGCAAGCTATTTATTATGGGGTGTTCCACTCCATCTCATCATTTAATAACGCTGGCTTCAGTCTTTGGTCAGACAGTTTGAGCCGGTATGTGGGAGACCCGCTGGTCAACATCGTCATCACCCTGCTTTTTATCATTGGTGGGCTTGGATTTACTGTTGTTCTGGACTTATGGAAGCATAGAAGGTGGAATAAGCTGTCCCTTCATTCAAGAATCGTTTTGTCGACTTCAGCATGTCTATGTTTAGCCGGGTTTATCGTAATTTTCATTATTGAGTTGTTCAACTCCCGTACGTTCGGCTCTTTGAGCTGGGGAGAGCGAGTATGGGCGGCTTATTTTCAAGGCGTGGTGACTCGTACGGCCGGGTTTAATACCATCGACATAGCCGCGATGATGACGACTTCTCAGTTTTTCATGATTTTCCTTATGTTTATCGGTGCTTCCTCCGGATCCACAGGAGGCGGGATCAAAACCAATACATTTGCCGTACTGTTATTCACATTGATTAGTATTATTAAGGGGAAGCAGGACGTGCAGTTGTTAAATCGACGCATCCCCCAATCGATTATCCTCCGATCCATAGCCGTCATGGTGATCTCAGTGAGCGTTGTGATTGTCGCTACATTCTTGTTAACCATAAGCGAGCATAGCTTGCAAAAGGACTTTATGGAAGTTCTGTTCGAAGTGACCTCAGCCTTCGGCACCGTTGGCCTATCGATGGGATTGACGCCTGAGCTGTCTCCTTTTGGTAAAGGAGTCATCATTTTGACCATGTACATCGGCAGACTCGGCCCCTTAACGCTGGCCTTCGCGCTGTCGCAAAGAGTAGTCAAACAAAAGTACCGGTTGCCTGAAGAGAAAGTGCTTATTGGTTAA
- a CDS encoding universal stress protein produces MLKLLCLEKKGMIILLNNEKILVCVYYGPNGERLIRRGGELARLLQCPLFVLSVIPLREDELDQAQERYMAEWQMKCDEYGATFIVKTNEDRKASEIIAETAKNHQITQLIIGQSGQTRWQEITRGSFVNELLNQIGETDLHIVAVQRMDDQMADTHERGIRVTVFREGSHYLLGGKESGGDPIAEGLFFKELNTDFDTGLLKIKTDHEIQYLKISHGKVVESSFFQNRKFFDKPGDQ; encoded by the coding sequence TTGTTAAAGCTGTTGTGTTTAGAAAAGAAAGGAATGATTATTCTGCTTAACAATGAAAAGATACTGGTATGCGTGTATTACGGTCCAAACGGAGAACGTCTCATCCGTCGAGGCGGCGAATTAGCCAGACTTCTTCAGTGTCCCCTGTTTGTGTTGAGCGTTATACCCTTGCGTGAAGATGAGCTGGATCAGGCACAAGAAAGGTATATGGCTGAGTGGCAAATGAAATGCGACGAGTATGGGGCAACCTTCATTGTCAAAACGAATGAAGATCGCAAAGCTTCGGAAATCATAGCGGAAACCGCCAAGAATCATCAAATTACCCAGCTAATCATCGGACAATCCGGTCAAACGCGGTGGCAAGAAATTACGCGTGGTTCGTTTGTCAACGAACTCCTTAACCAGATCGGCGAAACGGATTTGCACATTGTAGCGGTTCAAAGGATGGATGATCAAATGGCTGACACCCATGAACGGGGAATTCGAGTCACTGTGTTCAGGGAGGGTTCTCATTATCTGCTTGGCGGTAAGGAATCCGGGGGCGATCCAATAGCCGAAGGTCTATTTTTCAAAGAGTTAAATACCGATTTTGACACCGGCTTGCTGAAAATAAAAACAGACCACGAGATCCAATATTTGAAAATAAGTCACGGAAAAGTGGTAGAGTCGTCTTTTTTCCAAAACAGAAAATTCTTTGATAAACCCGGCGATCAATAA
- a CDS encoding TrkH family potassium uptake protein — translation MELFINKLKKNMSPPQLVMLVFFTLIIIGTTLLALPYSSSTGRSIGLLDALFTATSAICVNGLVVLDTGSVFSTFGQVIIMILIQIGGLGFMTFGVMVAIVLGKRIGLKQRMIIQQTTHSTSAQGLVKLSMYMVLIAFAFEALATIVLTLRWQQDVGWGQAAYYALFHSVSAFNNAGFALWSDSLSPFVGDPIVNITIVLLFIIGGLGYIVIVDVFQKRSWKKLSLHSKVVLVGTGTLSLLGFLFIYFLESWNPSTFGQLSESEQVLAAFFQGITPRSSGFNTIDIGSMLAASQFFIIILMFIGAASGGTGGGIKINTLVVLILATIQTFRGGGQIHAFKRKIAGETVMRALAVVMSSLVVVLGVSLLLTISEGMLEEHFLEVLFEATSAFSTTGLSMGLTSELSPVGKVIVTITMFAGRLGPLTLAYALAQKKRTSKIGYAEDHILIG, via the coding sequence ATGGAGTTGTTTATCAACAAGCTTAAAAAAAATATGAGTCCCCCTCAACTCGTCATGCTTGTCTTTTTCACTTTAATAATAATCGGGACCACATTGCTCGCGCTGCCCTACTCTTCCTCCACCGGGAGGTCAATTGGTCTGCTGGATGCTTTATTTACAGCCACCTCAGCAATATGCGTAAACGGGCTCGTTGTCTTGGATACCGGTAGTGTTTTTTCAACTTTTGGACAAGTCATTATCATGATCTTGATTCAAATTGGCGGGCTCGGCTTTATGACCTTTGGCGTTATGGTTGCCATTGTTCTGGGGAAAAGGATTGGCTTGAAGCAACGAATGATTATTCAGCAAACCACGCATTCGACCTCGGCACAAGGTTTGGTTAAATTATCCATGTATATGGTACTCATTGCATTCGCGTTTGAAGCCTTGGCTACGATTGTCCTTACGCTCCGTTGGCAACAGGACGTCGGGTGGGGACAGGCAGCCTACTACGCACTTTTCCATTCCGTTTCGGCATTCAACAATGCCGGATTTGCCCTGTGGTCTGACAGCCTTTCTCCCTTTGTCGGCGATCCGATCGTCAATATTACGATTGTCCTGCTATTTATCATTGGAGGCCTCGGCTATATCGTCATTGTGGATGTATTCCAAAAACGTTCATGGAAGAAGCTTTCGCTTCACTCCAAGGTTGTCCTAGTCGGAACAGGAACGCTGTCCCTGCTCGGTTTTCTATTTATATACTTTTTAGAGAGCTGGAATCCGTCAACCTTTGGCCAATTGAGCGAAAGCGAACAAGTGCTGGCTGCTTTTTTCCAAGGCATAACGCCTCGAAGCTCGGGGTTTAACACGATAGATATCGGTAGCATGCTGGCGGCTTCTCAGTTTTTCATTATTATTCTGATGTTCATCGGTGCTGCTTCCGGAGGAACAGGCGGCGGTATTAAGATCAATACGCTTGTTGTACTCATCCTAGCTACGATCCAAACCTTTCGCGGGGGCGGTCAAATCCATGCCTTCAAACGCAAAATTGCAGGAGAAACCGTCATGCGCGCCCTGGCGGTTGTCATGAGTTCTTTGGTGGTCGTGCTGGGCGTTTCCCTGTTGCTGACCATCTCCGAAGGTATGCTCGAAGAACACTTCTTGGAAGTGTTGTTTGAAGCGACATCAGCATTTAGCACCACCGGTTTGTCGATGGGATTGACAAGTGAATTGTCCCCCGTAGGGAAAGTCATTGTAACGATAACGATGTTTGCCGGTCGTCTGGGTCCCTTAACACTGGCTTACGCATTGGCTCAGAAAAAACGCACATCCAAAATTGGTTATGCGGAAGATCATATCTTGATTGGGTAA